TGGGGGAGGAGGGGATAATCTCTTCTACCAGAATCGGAGGAGCGTCGACGATCAGTTCTACACGCCGTCATTCCTCTCTAGGAATACAACCCGAAGATGTCAAACTCCATCGCCGGTTTCTAGCCCACTCACAAGAAGCTTGAGCAGAAACACCACCCCTAGCAGCAGCCCTACTGAGCCATTGTTCTCGAGAAGCACGAGCCGAAAGAGCACCAGCACTGCCAGTCCAATGTCCAGCCCTAATGAAGCACCACCTCTCTCGAGAAGCACAAGCACAAGCACAAGCACAACCACAAACAGAAGGAATACCAACTCCATCCCCATCACCCCTAAGGAGCCACCACTCTTGAGAAACTTGAGCAGAAGGAGCAGCACCACACCTATCATGTTTTCCTTCTCAAATACAAGGACTAAGCCCCCACCAATTGAGAAGCAGCTAGGCTGCACCCTTGAGGAGTTGTTGAATGGATGCACCAAGAAGATCAAGGTCACAAGAGATGTCATTACCAATACTGGGTTAGtaatttttttctccctatAGTCCATGAACCTTTGAGAACTCAATAATGGATGAAAGAATGCAAAACATATGATTCTGGATGACTTTGGTAGTAATGTGATGGTTGGCTCCTAGAGAGACCTACAAAAAAGAGGGGCCTGGGTTGGGACTCTCTAATGCTAAAGTCAGTTTTCACATAACAATATTAAATTGGGAGCCATGAAGAGCAAGATAGAGTttggtctctttttgtttttctttccatttttataGGATAAGTAGcatgaaaccctaatcccaataAGGGGATGAAATCTTCTCTGCTTTATAGTtggtttgtttttatttttttgaaggtCACGTGTCCCACGCCTATTGGTGAGGTGTTTTTTTGGTGTATCGCTCAGGATTATTAGTTTATCTTGGGAAGATATTCATGGCCATTCTCTGTTGCAGATTGATTGTTCAAGAAGAAGAGCTGCTGAGGATAAAAGTTAAACCTGGATGGAAGAAGGGAACAAAGATTACATTTGAAGGAATGGGAGATGAAAAACCAGGATTTTTACCAGCCGACATCATCTTCTTGATTGCAGAGAAACGTCACCCAATATTCAAGAGAGAAGATAGTGACTTGATCTTATCAATAGAGCTTCCATTAGTAAAGGCCCTCACTGGTTGCACCCTCTCAATTCCTCTCTTGGGTGGGGAGAAGATGGGTTTGTTACTGGATGAGATTGTGTACcctggttaccaaaagataatcccAGGCAAAGGGATGCCTAATCCAAGAGAGcaaggaaagagaggagatctgCGAGTCAAATTCCGCATTAATTTCCCAACACAGTTGAGCGATGAACAACGCTCTGATGTTGTTGATGTTCTTCAAGATTGTGATTAAAAATCAAAGTTGTTTTACCTTAatgtttctttttcaaattttctctttggcattcacattcactgCCAATACTCAAAATCTTGTACTAGTGTATCATATAAAATAGAAGCTTAATATAGTCATCCATATGGTTTAAACAGAGCATTTCCAATGACCCCTGTATTATGGCCCAATTGCTTTACACCCCACAAGTCTGTTATGGTCCCATATCAACTTATGGGGCTGATCCCGTATCAGTTCATTACGTCCAACCCATGTTCCGGTGGTCATAATAAAACCCCCAACTAGCCTGCACCCCAAGTGCCTTGCGCACCAGTAACGTAGCTTGTTGCTGCTGGCTTTGGGGCAGCCCGCAGCAGCAGACCGTGGCTTACGGCAACAGGTCCTTTTGGTGTTTTTCGGTCGTTCAACTAAGGAAGTTTTGGAGccagcagtt
This Macadamia integrifolia cultivar HAES 741 chromosome 10, SCU_Mint_v3, whole genome shotgun sequence DNA region includes the following protein-coding sequences:
- the LOC122092166 gene encoding dnaJ homolog subfamily B member 1-like, whose amino-acid sequence is MGEHQTRSPLDSHSILGVPKGSSIKDVCKAYKSLVTRWYPDKNCASSKTDEEDAKLKVLNEAYFEALHKKQEEANNGGGGDNLFYQNRRSVDDQFYTPSFLSRNTTRRCQTPSPVSSPLTRSLSRNTTPSSSPTEPLFSRSTSRKSTSTASPMSSPNEAPPLSRSTSTSTSTTTNRRNTNSIPITPKEPPLLRNLSRRSSTTPIMFSFSNTRTKPPPIEKQLGCTLEELLNGCTKKIKVTRDVITNTGLIVQEEELLRIKVKPGWKKGTKITFEGMGDEKPGFLPADIIFLIAEKRHPIFKREDSDLILSIELPLVKALTGCTLSIPLLGGEKMGLLLDEIVYPGYQKIIPGKGMPNPREQGKRGDLRVKFRINFPTQLSDEQRSDVVDVLQDCD